One genomic region from Halobaculum sp. XH14 encodes:
- a CDS encoding DUF3267 domain-containing protein: MIATISTTGVDESNPDGWPPTGYSPPKIYTSDERWGLGIAILLIPPVVALIKQPLDSGTMVLTGWAEALGQSGLSNHPFAYIALVLCGLCGWIIASSIAIIAIHEGIHYVTGYFRGLNPSFEWTSFYGVPSPSVVAYTQGIQRWENILMLAAPFVCLSLICGGLMWMTDGLISATAAIMFAVNAVPSGMDLYNVGRLINLPRGTVFANFDTEDGLRTEYTVRASCK, encoded by the coding sequence GTGATTGCAACGATATCGACAACCGGGGTGGACGAGTCGAACCCAGATGGATGGCCTCCTACAGGCTATAGTCCACCGAAAATCTACACGAGTGACGAGCGCTGGGGGCTCGGCATCGCTATTCTACTTATTCCGCCTGTAGTGGCTCTAATCAAACAACCGTTGGATTCGGGAACGATGGTGCTAACAGGTTGGGCGGAGGCTCTCGGACAGAGCGGACTGTCGAACCATCCGTTCGCGTATATCGCGCTAGTACTGTGCGGATTGTGTGGCTGGATAATCGCCTCATCTATTGCGATTATCGCAATTCATGAGGGGATTCATTACGTGACTGGCTACTTCCGTGGTCTCAATCCTTCATTCGAATGGACATCGTTCTACGGTGTTCCTAGCCCGAGTGTCGTTGCCTACACTCAAGGCATCCAGCGCTGGGAAAATATCCTCATGTTGGCCGCTCCTTTCGTCTGTCTAAGCCTGATCTGTGGTGGCTTGATGTGGATGACGGACGGTCTCATATCGGCAACTGCAGCCATTATGTTCGCGGTCAACGCTGTCCCCTCAGGTATGGACCTCTACAATGTTGGACGGCTTATTAACCTCCCACGAGGAACAGTGTTCGCGAACTTCGATACTGAAGACGGACTCCGGACCGAATACACGGTTCGCGCATCATGCAAATAG